The Anabrus simplex isolate iqAnaSimp1 chromosome 1, ASM4041472v1, whole genome shotgun sequence genome window below encodes:
- the Snoo gene encoding ski oncogene has protein sequence MMETVVPKQETYSPHLKKVLKTYQLSAVKSLQGPSTVLGSSATPEKGVTMTTTVTLVPRKEIESSVVGSVTASENISNGDVYMTPPPPPFPIQQLPILTAPDQSRSERTETVLEGETISCFVVGGEKRLCLPQVLNSVLRDFSLAQINQVCDELQIFCSRCNPEQLEVLKVTGILPMSAPSCGLITKTDAERLCSALLHQPGAPPHKSPNKGALSFKVYHECFGKCKGICTPELYTDNNAHCIECMECHGMFTPQRFVCHAHRALENRTCHWGFDSSNWRAYLLISKDQAEHEKLAKVLDVFKEQLSNNCSNNNNSSTASHNNSAAAPAIVTHKRKQVGPNTIFYGYVTAYFSF, from the coding sequence ATGATGGAGACGGTAGTACCCAAGCAAGAAACGTATAGTCCGCACCTGAAGAAAGTGCTCAAAACTTATCAGCTGAGTGCGGTGAAGAGTTTACAAGGCCCGAGTACCGTACTTGGAAGTTCGGCGACGCCTGAGAAAGGGGTCACTATGACCACAACTGTGACATTGGTGCCCAGAAAAGAAATTGAATCTAGTGTTGTTGGGAGTGTAACAGCTAGTGAAAATATTTCTAATGGTGATGTTTATATGACACCTCCTCCCCCGCCATTCCCTATCCAACAATTACCTATCCTAACAGCACCAGATCAGTCCCGTAGTGAACGTACCGAGACGGTTCTCGAAGGAGAAACTATTTCTTGTTTTGTGGTTGGCGGTGAAAAACGTTTGTGCCTACCTCAGGTGCTTAACAGTGTTTTGAGGGACTTCAGTTTGGCTCAGATTAATCAAGTGTGTGATGAACTACAAATTTTCTGTTCTCGGTGTAATCCTGAACAGCTTGAAGTGCTGAAAGTGACAGGTATATTACCCATGTCAGCGCCTTCGTGCGGACTTATTACAAAGACGGACGCTGAAAGGTTATGCAGTGCTTTGTTACATCAACCTGGTGCACCCCCGCACAAATCTCCTAACAAAGGTGCACTTTCGTTTAAAGTGTATCACGAATGTTTCGGAAAGTGCAAGGGTATCTGCACTCCTGAATTATATACTGACAACAACGCGCATTGCATCGAGTGCATGGAATGTCACGGTATGTTTACACCGCAAAGGTTCGTGTGCCATGCCCATAGGGCTCTCGAGAATAGGACTTGCCATTGGGGGTTCGATTCTAGTAATTGGAGGGCGTACCTCCTCATCTCCAAAGATCAAGCGGAGCACGAGAAGCTAGCCAAGGTCTTGGATGTATTCAAGGAGCAACTGAGTAACAACTGCAGCAACAATAACAACAGTTCAACTGCCAGTCATAACAACAGTGCCGCAGCGCCGGCGATCGTGACGCACAAACGGAAACAGGTAGGGCCGAACACGATTTTCTATGGTTATGTAACTGCCTActtttctttctaa